Genomic window (Leptospira andrefontaineae):
GGATTTTCCGTCGTCTACACTTCCTGCAGTAATAAAACGTAATAAGTCCATCAGAAGTAACCGCCTCTTTTACGTTCTTCCATCGCAGCTTCGGAACGTTTATCGTCCAATCTAGATCCTCTTTCCGTAGTTCTAGAAGTTTGGATCTCACGAATAATATCATCTAAGGAATTTGCTTCAGACTCAACTGCGGCTGTACAAGTCATATCGCCGACTGTTCTAAAACGTACAGTTTTCTCTTCTACCTTATCGGAAGAATCTAAAGTAACAAATTCTGAAACAGGGAATACTACATTCTCTCTCCAGACGATCTGTCTTCTATGAGAAAAATATAATGAAGGAAGCGGGATATTTTCAGATTTAATGTATTCCCAAACATCCAGTTCGGTCCAGTTACTGATAGGGAAAACCCTTACGTTCTCTCCTACATGGATCTTTCCGTTATAAATATTCCAAAGTTCCGGTCTTTGTAGTTTAGGATCCCAACTTCCGAATTCGTCACGTACGGAGAATACTCTCTCTTTAGCACGGGCTTTTTCTTCGTCCCTTCTTGCACCGCCTATACAAGCGTCAAATTTGAATTCTTCGATAGTATCTAATAATGTAACCGTTTGGATCGCGTTCCTGCTTGGGAATTTCCCTTTTTCCTCTACAGCTTTTCCTTGGTCTATAGAATCCTGAACGTATCTAACGATCAGTTTTTCTCCGATACGATTCGCAAGATCATCACGAAATTGTAATGCTTCAGGAAAGTTATGTCCGGTATCAATATGTACCAAAGGAAATGGGAATTTTCCAGGACGGAATGCTTTCAGTGCAAGATGGACTAAAGTGATCGAGTCCTTCCCCCCTGAAAATAAAAGCGCAGGTCTCTCGAATTGGGCGGCAACTTCCCTAAGTATATAAATGGATTCCGCCTCTAGTTGTTGGAGATGCGACAATCGAGTTCTAGTCGTCATACTTCTGATCCTTTTTTTCTTACCAGTTTTCCATCCACCCAATGCAGTCCGCATTCTTTCGTGGATTCATTCTCCCACCACCAACGGCCGGCTCTAAAATCTTCGCCTGCCATGATCGCTCTTGTACAAGGAGCGCATCCGATACTGGGATATCCTTTATCATGGAGAGGATTGTATGGAATATGTTTATCTTGGACGTACTGTTGTACGTTCTCCCAAGACCAATCCAGAATAGGATGGAATTTCAAAATATCCCTTCCAGTATCCAACTCCACTTTGGTCAAATTTTCTCTGGAACCGGATTGATCGTTACGAATTCCGGTAATCCAAATTTTAGCTCCCTCTAAAGCTCTGTTCAAAGGGACAACTTTGCGAATATGACAACATTCTTTTCTATTTTCTATAGAATCATAGAAGGAATCAGGGCCCTTCTCATTGATCAGATCTTCTACCGCTTGCGCATCCGGAAAGAATGTTTGGATACGTTTGCCATACATTCCATTCGTACGTTTATGAAGTTCGTAAGTTTCGGTGAATAACCTACCTGTATCCAAAGTAAAGATACGAATTTCCAAATTTTGGGAATAAATTGCGTGAGTGATTACCTGATCTTCCAAACCGAAGCTGGTCGAGAACACTGCTTGCCCCGGAAATTCTTGGGAGATTTTTGCCAAAGAATCTTCTAAGCTCAGACCTTTTAATTTTGCTTCCAGATCGGATGGACTCATCGAAATCGAACCTTTTTATATTGGACTCGCCCAAATTGAGGCTGACCAATATAATGTACCAAAGTTTTATATATTGGACTATTTGTAAAGTATAGTTGATGCTATATTACAAGGTTCCCACTGGAACCGGTACAGAATAGAGAATTTTTATAGAATATAGAAATTCTCCGATTTACTTTGAGAATCTTAGATCTCTGCCGAATTTACTGCCTATTCTATTTTTCACTAAATGTTGTTTTCGGTTATGTCGCTAAATTTTTGAATGCATGTAGTAGATCTGATTAAGTTAGAATTTGATTTTAGAATAATTTATTTCTAAATCCTCGGAACTTTTTATACGCCAGCTACACAATCTTTCAAAAAACAAAAAACTTAACCATCTATTTACAAAGAACGTCTAACTCCTCGTATTCGATTGAGAATGGATCATCCAAATTTTTTTATAGGACTCGTTCAATTTAAAATTTAGAAGAACGAATTAGAATCGATCTTAATCACAACTGAACATCGGTCTAATATTCATTTTTTATAACTTTCTTTTTAGTCATTGAGAATGTATGATATATTTGGTGTAATTGACGAATTACATATCCTTAGGAATTTTGGATAAAGATGGGAACTATAAATAAAAAAAATATACTAGAGATGTTCTCCCGTTATTCTGTCTGGGTTCTGCCTGCAATAATACTAATTTCGGACATCATTGTCAGAGATGAGATATTACCTACTTTCAAACCCTTACAGTGGGCGTTTTATTTTCTCTCATTTATCTATTCAATAATTCTATATTCTGCAGCGATCATTCTTCTCAGAATACTCTACCAACAAAAATCTAAGATAGCATACTATATCGTATTCTCTCTGATCTTATCTTTTTATGTAGGAACATTATTAGGTTCTTACGGATACTATGCGTATACCGGGATTATGCCTAACTTCTTTGTGTTCTCTTTTATATTCCACGAACCGTTGAACAGTTGGACAATCGTGGAAGGCGGATTTACTAAATCCTCTTTAGTTTTCGGACTTTTAGCCTTTATAGTATTAGGAGTTTCTCTTTGGTTCACGGCAACCAAGGAACCTCTGAAATACAAATTCCAAATACCTGTACGGATCGGAGTAGTGATCGTATTTTTAGCGATTAGTGGTTTCTTACATAATAATACAAGATTTAACGATCAAGTATATGTCTCCGATACCAATACAATCGCATTCGTTTGGAGAAACTTATACAACCACCTAACAGGAGATAGTTTAGGATCTGCCGGGTTACAATCCAGGAATAAACCTAGACTTCCTCAAATAGGTTCTAATCCTAAATTCAATGTTCTATTTGTAGTAACAGAAAGTTTAAGAAAAGGAAGTTTAGGGGTATATGGTTACGAAAGAAATACCACTCCTTTCATGTCCAAATTCGCTCAAACAGCGGATCGCAGCCAATACTTCTTATTTAAAAAGGCTTATTCAAATTCCAGTTCTACTCTTCTTTCTTTTCCAAGTATATTAACTGGTGTCTCTCCTTCACAACCCGTTCCGATGACTCATACTTATCCTTTGTTCTGGGAGTATGGAAAATCCGCAGGACTTTCTACATTCTATATCACTAGCCATAACCTACAGTGGAATAACTTTGAAGGATTTTTCAAAAACTCAGGGGTCGATTTCCTTTGGGATAAAGAAAGAAGTGGCTTAAAAGTATTCAACGATATCGGTATCGACGATAGAGAGACCGTAAAAGAATTTAAAAGATATCTTACCGAATTTAAAACCTCAGGCAAAAGATTCGCCGGAGTTTTGCACTTCAATACGAATCATTTTCCATACATAGTGCCTGAAGAATCCAAGTTCTTTCCAGTAGATTCAGTTCCGGATCAGTATGATAACTCTGTTCGTCATATGGATAGTCTTCTGGAAGAAGTATATGCCTATCTCAAAAAAGAAGGTTTCTTAGAAAATACTGTAGTGATCTTTACCTCAGATCATGGTGAATCTCTTTTCGAGCACGATTATCTAGGACATATAGATAGCAATTACGTGGAAACAGTTGCTATCCCGATGTTGTTATACATTCCGAATTCTCTAAAAGAATCAGTAAACTTACAAGCTCTTAGAAGGAACACAGATAGGCCAGTTGCAAACACGGATCTAATTCCTACGTTCATAGATATTTTAAATCTGGAAAATAATTCCGCGATTAAAAAATATTCTGCAAATCTGGAAGGTAAATCTTTGCTCAAAGATATTTACGGAGATCGCAGGATCATCATAACCAATAATAACGAGATATCTTTATACAAAGTTGGGATCAGTTATATTAAGGGAAATTATCATTATATAATGAATCTGAACTCTAATCCTTCCAAAGAACGTCTATTTGATCTTTCTAAAGATCCGAAAGAGTTAAAAGATCTTTGGGCAGAAGTAAGTGAAGAGAGTAAGATCCATTTCAGAGAAGTAGTAAAAGACTGCAGTATTTGTGTGGAATTATTCACATCCCAAGGTTTAGAGTATCTGACTTCGGAAGAAGATCTGGAAACTGCTGAGCTAAAAAGAAGTTCTACTAAACCTGCTGCTTTTTAATTAAACCTTAGATCTTTCGGAAGATGATTTAAATCCTTCCCAAAACTTTTCTAATTCTTCTTTATTTTCCGGTTTGGTATGCCAACGTCTATGCAGCCAGAAATAGTCTCCAGGGTGTTTGTAGACTTCTTCTTCCAAACGTTTTACCCACTTGTAAGTAAATTCTCTCTCCCATAATTCCGGGTCCTTTCTAGGATCCAGATCTGGTCTTTCGAATTCTTCTACATGAAAATATAATTTTCCAGTCTCATCGTACCAACTGCTGCAGAATAAGATGGGAACATCAGTCATTCTAGAAAATGTTGCAGGGCCCAAGAAAGTAGAAGCCATATTCCCTAAAAAAGGAAAGAACGATCCTGTTTTTCCTGCGTCCTGATCTGAGATAAAAGCGACTAACTTTCCTTGTTTCAATAAAGTCAGTGCCTTTCTTGGACTTTCATCCGTGTAGACTAATTTAATTCTTTGAGAAGCTCTGTTCTTTTCGATCCAAGCGTTTGACCAAGGATTGGATTGTCTTTTTGCAAATACATACAGATCATTTTTAGGAGCTGTATAACAAATGGAAACCCCCATGGTCTCCCAGTTACCCAAATGACCTAAAACTAAGATCCCACCCTTTTCAAATAATCGAGTATGAGTTTCTTTATCCGGTAAGAAGGTCACCCATTTATCTATGAATTTTTTATTCATTCTGGGTTCTTCACAGAACTCATTAGCCATATGAGAAAGATTTCTGAGATTATGAAAAATGTATTCTTGGATCTCAGATTCGGATATTTTTGGAAATGCAGTTCGTATATGTCTTTCGATCCTCTTTTTAGTGGCACCTGTCGTTTTGGCCAGGAATCGAATGATACTAAATAGGATCTTTCCCCTAAGAACATAAGGGAAAATAGAAAGGATACCTACCAATATTCTTGCGGATACGTACTGTAGGAATTTTTTGACTTTTTGTCTTTCGCTTCTTGGTTTAGGATTCACCATAACATCAATCCCGCGTTTAAAAACAATTCCAGGATCACACGACTTATTCTTAAATTTAGGACCTTCTCCAAATCTAAAAATAAAAAAAACGAATCGATTGAATACTTAAAAAGAAAAAGAAACCATGGTCGGGTCTAATTTCTCAGGACTTTGTCCGACAGAATAAA
Coding sequences:
- the cysD gene encoding sulfate adenylyltransferase subunit CysD, with protein sequence MTTRTRLSHLQQLEAESIYILREVAAQFERPALLFSGGKDSITLVHLALKAFRPGKFPFPLVHIDTGHNFPEALQFRDDLANRIGEKLIVRYVQDSIDQGKAVEEKGKFPSRNAIQTVTLLDTIEEFKFDACIGGARRDEEKARAKERVFSVRDEFGSWDPKLQRPELWNIYNGKIHVGENVRVFPISNWTELDVWEYIKSENIPLPSLYFSHRRQIVWRENVVFPVSEFVTLDSSDKVEEKTVRFRTVGDMTCTAAVESEANSLDDIIREIQTSRTTERGSRLDDKRSEAAMEERKRGGYF
- a CDS encoding phosphoadenylyl-sulfate reductase translates to MSPSDLEAKLKGLSLEDSLAKISQEFPGQAVFSTSFGLEDQVITHAIYSQNLEIRIFTLDTGRLFTETYELHKRTNGMYGKRIQTFFPDAQAVEDLINEKGPDSFYDSIENRKECCHIRKVVPLNRALEGAKIWITGIRNDQSGSRENLTKVELDTGRDILKFHPILDWSWENVQQYVQDKHIPYNPLHDKGYPSIGCAPCTRAIMAGEDFRAGRWWWENESTKECGLHWVDGKLVRKKGSEV
- a CDS encoding phosphoethanolamine transferase, with product MGTINKKNILEMFSRYSVWVLPAIILISDIIVRDEILPTFKPLQWAFYFLSFIYSIILYSAAIILLRILYQQKSKIAYYIVFSLILSFYVGTLLGSYGYYAYTGIMPNFFVFSFIFHEPLNSWTIVEGGFTKSSLVFGLLAFIVLGVSLWFTATKEPLKYKFQIPVRIGVVIVFLAISGFLHNNTRFNDQVYVSDTNTIAFVWRNLYNHLTGDSLGSAGLQSRNKPRLPQIGSNPKFNVLFVVTESLRKGSLGVYGYERNTTPFMSKFAQTADRSQYFLFKKAYSNSSSTLLSFPSILTGVSPSQPVPMTHTYPLFWEYGKSAGLSTFYITSHNLQWNNFEGFFKNSGVDFLWDKERSGLKVFNDIGIDDRETVKEFKRYLTEFKTSGKRFAGVLHFNTNHFPYIVPEESKFFPVDSVPDQYDNSVRHMDSLLEEVYAYLKKEGFLENTVVIFTSDHGESLFEHDYLGHIDSNYVETVAIPMLLYIPNSLKESVNLQALRRNTDRPVANTDLIPTFIDILNLENNSAIKKYSANLEGKSLLKDIYGDRRIIITNNNEISLYKVGISYIKGNYHYIMNLNSNPSKERLFDLSKDPKELKDLWAEVSEESKIHFREVVKDCSICVELFTSQGLEYLTSEEDLETAELKRSSTKPAAF
- a CDS encoding lysophospholipid acyltransferase family protein, whose translation is MVNPKPRSERQKVKKFLQYVSARILVGILSIFPYVLRGKILFSIIRFLAKTTGATKKRIERHIRTAFPKISESEIQEYIFHNLRNLSHMANEFCEEPRMNKKFIDKWVTFLPDKETHTRLFEKGGILVLGHLGNWETMGVSICYTAPKNDLYVFAKRQSNPWSNAWIEKNRASQRIKLVYTDESPRKALTLLKQGKLVAFISDQDAGKTGSFFPFLGNMASTFLGPATFSRMTDVPILFCSSWYDETGKLYFHVEEFERPDLDPRKDPELWEREFTYKWVKRLEEEVYKHPGDYFWLHRRWHTKPENKEELEKFWEGFKSSSERSKV